A part of Candidatus Electrothrix aestuarii genomic DNA contains:
- a CDS encoding transposase: MLKQKIRSILSEIEGIKAVRKNALIHIFILFIALPGRINFLAMARHGRFSEKTYRSHFEKEFDFFNFNKQLVERFCSPHRILAGDCSFIPKAGIKTPHVAKFWSGCASKSLPGLEISSLAVIDLKANTAFHLECEQTPGTLPDNESRIDFYVNQVINRAPELDKIADYFVYDGAAAKKKFVDGITENTGLHLVSKFPKNANMRYLYTGPRMPGPGRPRQYDGKIRWKKLETYRFDTCYEDDEIIIYTAVVNSVLLKCNVRIAYIYKKCSDSYAILFSTDLNLDGFLIYKYYKARFQIEFLFRDAKQYTGLTHCQARSENKLYFHFNSSLTAVSIAKANFYDSVENQGTPFSMRDITDYYSAKLFLDRILSKLDIELVSDKFDFDYEDLLNTAAALA; encoded by the coding sequence GTGTTGAAACAAAAAATAAGAAGTATTTTAAGCGAAATAGAGGGAATCAAAGCTGTCAGAAAAAATGCCCTGATCCATATTTTTATTCTCTTCATCGCTCTGCCGGGCCGTATCAATTTTCTTGCGATGGCCCGACATGGTCGCTTCTCCGAGAAAACATACCGGAGTCATTTTGAGAAAGAATTTGATTTTTTCAATTTTAACAAGCAACTTGTGGAGAGGTTCTGTTCTCCTCACAGAATTCTTGCCGGAGACTGCTCCTTCATCCCGAAGGCAGGAATAAAAACTCCACATGTTGCCAAGTTCTGGAGTGGATGCGCTTCCAAGTCGTTGCCTGGACTTGAAATAAGCTCTCTTGCGGTTATCGACCTTAAAGCGAATACAGCCTTTCATCTTGAATGTGAGCAAACTCCGGGAACTCTCCCAGATAATGAAAGCCGAATTGATTTTTATGTTAATCAAGTGATCAACCGTGCCCCAGAACTTGATAAAATCGCTGACTATTTTGTTTACGACGGTGCTGCGGCAAAGAAAAAGTTTGTCGATGGCATAACTGAAAATACCGGGTTGCATCTTGTCAGTAAATTTCCCAAAAATGCGAATATGCGCTATTTGTATACAGGGCCAAGAATGCCGGGACCGGGGCGACCGAGGCAATATGACGGAAAAATCCGATGGAAAAAACTCGAGACGTACCGTTTCGACACCTGTTATGAAGATGATGAAATCATTATATATACTGCTGTCGTCAATAGCGTGCTGCTGAAGTGCAATGTTCGTATCGCCTATATCTACAAGAAATGCTCCGACAGTTATGCTATTCTTTTCTCTACCGATTTGAATCTGGACGGATTCTTGATTTACAAGTATTACAAGGCTCGATTTCAGATAGAGTTTCTCTTTCGGGATGCGAAACAATATACCGGCCTCACGCATTGTCAGGCAAGAAGTGAAAACAAACTGTATTTTCACTTCAACTCTTCACTAACCGCCGTTTCAATCGCTAAAGCCAATTTTTATGACAGTGTTGAAAACCAGGGAACTCCTTTCTCAATGAGAGATATAACTGACTATTATTCCGCAAAATTATTTCTTGACCGAATTTTATCCAAACTGGATATTGAGCTGGTTTCAGATAAATTCGACTTCGATTATGAAGATCTGTTGAATACAGCGGCAGCACTTGCATAA
- a CDS encoding efflux RND transporter permease subunit translates to MIISDLAVKKSISVLVLAALILVMGTYSYLTLPREAEPDISIPHIFVSTAYRGVAPGDIENSITIEIENKLKSLDGVKNVKSISSEGESLIDVEFITGIDIDDALRKVKDKVDEAKGELPTDLEDDPYVFEVNISEMPILIFSLAGTCGEGCLKEIADDLEDEIEGVPGVLEVEITGAREREIRVEYFPEKLAYYGLSIPEVQAAVQGENSNTSGGALHMGDGKFQVRVPGEFKTPEELYGLVIGTHDGQPVYARDVARVLDTFKEETSRSRLNGLPAINIVVKKRSGENIIAIADAVDAILQQSQPIWPKGTTITKVLDKAKDTKANVADLENNILSGLVLVVVVIFFAMGIRNALLVSMAIPFSMLLSFTVLQFLGITLNMIVLFSLTLALGMLVDNAIVIIENIYRFMEQGVGRVEAAMKGTSEVAMPVIGSTLTTLAVFSPMLFWPGIMGEFMGYLPLTLIVTLSSSLFVALVINPALASLFMKSAKQGRSVSSAEVEAAGEQPVTIQGPLLRPYAGLLRFSLAHPFALIAAAVFLLVFMIQGWLLVVGIKKPVEFFPDIHPKGIYVNTDMPEGADLNYIDGILRQIEEAVAGKGGNSNTSDSGKDTKSSGPSDLPYVKIIYSKAVTATGGGSAFEPNTPNHVGIRFIDLEDRTPPRTTYDTVDDIRKRIKDIAGARVTVAMEAEGPPTGDAINIEISGDNFDVLSSITKEIRAALEKIPHVVDIRDNFVEGTPSVRIKIDRQKAALFGLNTLAIASAIKTSYNGLVISSFREGNEDYDITAQLPEEDRRVDNVLREFMIPTPSGVIVPLSTLATIDYTGSLGNINRINNQRTITIKANVDETKITGPVVREQAEKLLAQMHLPPGYTVRFTGENQEQEESQGFLSKAFVIALFFIFLILVTQFNSVSQPFIIMSSVILSMGGAFFGLMLYRQPFGVIMTGIGVISLAGVVVNNAIVLIDYTNKLRENGFALLDAVVSAGATRLRPVLLTAVTTVLGLIPMVTGVSYDFRNLRISWVSESSQWWQSMAVVVIFGLLVATFLTLVVVPVLYFLIERSKKLFAAGREQYEQQRLKLYWELSGEKERIQLDER, encoded by the coding sequence ATGATCATCTCCGACCTTGCCGTCAAAAAAAGCATCTCTGTCCTGGTTCTGGCCGCCCTTATCCTGGTCATGGGTACCTACAGCTACCTCACCCTGCCCCGCGAGGCTGAGCCGGACATCAGCATCCCTCATATCTTTGTCTCCACCGCCTATCGCGGCGTGGCACCGGGTGATATAGAGAACTCCATCACCATTGAGATAGAAAATAAGCTCAAAAGCCTGGATGGGGTAAAAAACGTCAAATCAATCAGCTCAGAAGGCGAGTCACTGATTGATGTGGAATTCATCACCGGCATAGATATCGACGATGCCCTGCGCAAGGTCAAGGATAAGGTGGATGAGGCCAAAGGGGAACTCCCCACAGACCTGGAAGATGATCCCTATGTCTTTGAGGTCAATATCTCGGAGATGCCTATCCTGATCTTCTCCCTGGCCGGGACCTGCGGAGAAGGCTGCCTGAAAGAAATAGCCGACGATCTGGAGGACGAGATCGAAGGCGTGCCCGGAGTACTGGAAGTGGAGATCACCGGCGCCCGGGAACGAGAAATCCGGGTTGAATACTTCCCGGAAAAGCTGGCCTATTACGGCCTAAGTATCCCTGAAGTCCAGGCAGCAGTTCAGGGAGAAAACAGCAACACCTCGGGCGGTGCCCTTCATATGGGCGACGGCAAATTCCAGGTCCGCGTGCCCGGCGAATTCAAGACCCCGGAAGAGCTCTACGGTCTTGTCATCGGAACCCACGACGGGCAGCCTGTCTACGCACGGGATGTTGCGCGGGTGCTGGACACCTTTAAGGAAGAGACCAGCCGTTCCCGGCTTAATGGACTCCCAGCCATCAATATCGTGGTCAAAAAACGTTCCGGTGAAAACATCATCGCCATTGCCGATGCCGTCGATGCCATCCTCCAACAAAGTCAACCTATCTGGCCTAAAGGAACCACAATTACCAAGGTATTAGATAAGGCCAAGGACACAAAAGCCAATGTTGCTGATCTGGAAAATAATATTCTCAGTGGCTTGGTTCTGGTTGTGGTGGTTATCTTCTTTGCTATGGGCATCCGCAATGCCCTGCTGGTCAGCATGGCTATCCCCTTTTCCATGCTGCTCTCCTTCACGGTGCTTCAGTTTTTGGGGATCACCCTGAATATGATCGTCCTGTTCAGCCTGACCCTGGCCCTGGGTATGCTGGTGGATAATGCTATCGTCATCATTGAAAACATCTACCGCTTCATGGAACAGGGCGTGGGCCGGGTTGAAGCGGCTATGAAGGGAACCTCGGAGGTGGCTATGCCGGTGATTGGGTCCACCCTGACCACCTTGGCCGTGTTCTCGCCCATGCTTTTCTGGCCCGGCATCATGGGTGAATTTATGGGATACCTGCCCCTGACCCTGATCGTCACTCTGTCCTCCAGCCTGTTCGTGGCCCTGGTGATCAATCCGGCCCTGGCCTCCCTGTTCATGAAGAGCGCCAAACAGGGGCGCTCGGTCTCTTCCGCCGAGGTGGAAGCGGCCGGAGAACAGCCCGTGACCATCCAGGGGCCGCTACTGCGCCCCTATGCCGGGCTGCTCAGATTCAGCCTGGCCCATCCCTTTGCCCTGATTGCGGCGGCGGTCTTTCTCCTGGTCTTCATGATCCAGGGCTGGCTTTTGGTGGTGGGCATTAAAAAGCCTGTGGAATTTTTCCCGGATATTCACCCCAAGGGCATCTATGTTAATACGGACATGCCGGAGGGCGCAGATCTGAACTATATTGACGGTATTCTCCGCCAGATTGAGGAGGCCGTGGCCGGGAAAGGAGGCAATAGCAACACGTCAGATTCAGGTAAGGACACAAAATCCTCCGGTCCCAGCGACCTGCCGTATGTCAAAATCATCTACAGCAAGGCCGTCACCGCCACCGGCGGCGGATCTGCATTCGAACCCAATACCCCTAACCATGTGGGGATCCGCTTTATTGATCTGGAAGACCGCACTCCCCCCCGTACCACCTATGATACGGTGGACGATATCCGTAAACGGATCAAGGATATTGCCGGAGCCAGGGTCACCGTGGCAATGGAGGCGGAAGGCCCGCCCACGGGTGATGCAATTAATATTGAAATCAGCGGCGACAACTTTGATGTACTCAGCAGCATTACCAAAGAAATTCGTGCTGCCCTGGAAAAAATTCCCCATGTGGTGGATATTCGCGATAACTTTGTGGAAGGAACTCCCTCGGTACGAATCAAGATTGATCGCCAGAAGGCAGCCCTGTTCGGCCTCAACACCCTTGCTATCGCTTCGGCCATCAAGACCTCCTATAACGGTCTGGTCATTTCCTCCTTTCGGGAGGGCAATGAGGACTACGACATTACGGCGCAGCTGCCGGAAGAGGACCGCCGGGTCGATAATGTCCTGCGTGAGTTTATGATCCCGACACCGTCCGGGGTTATCGTACCACTGTCCACCTTGGCAACAATAGACTACACCGGTTCCCTGGGCAATATCAACCGGATCAATAACCAACGGACCATTACGATCAAGGCCAATGTGGATGAAACAAAGATCACCGGCCCGGTTGTCCGGGAACAGGCGGAGAAGCTATTGGCGCAAATGCATTTGCCCCCAGGCTACACTGTCCGCTTTACCGGAGAAAACCAAGAACAGGAGGAGTCCCAGGGATTCCTCAGCAAGGCCTTTGTCATTGCTCTTTTTTTCATTTTCCTGATTTTGGTCACTCAGTTCAACTCAGTGAGCCAGCCCTTTATCATTATGAGCTCAGTGATACTATCAATGGGTGGAGCCTTTTTCGGCCTAATGCTCTATCGTCAACCCTTTGGCGTCATCATGACCGGTATCGGGGTCATCTCACTGGCCGGGGTCGTGGTCAATAACGCCATCGTCCTGATTGATTACACCAATAAGCTGCGCGAGAACGGCTTTGCCCTGCTGGATGCTGTGGTCTCTGCTGGTGCCACCCGCCTGCGCCCGGTTCTGCTCACCGCCGTGACCACGGTCCTGGGCCTGATCCCTATGGTCACCGGAGTCTCCTACGACTTCCGCAACCTGCGCATCTCCTGGGTCAGTGAGTCCAGCCAGTGGTGGCAATCTATGGCCGTGGTGGTTATCTTTGGCCTGCTGGTCGCCACTTTCCTGACCCTGGTGGTGGTGCCGGTGCTATATTTTCTAATAGAGCGGAGCAAGAAGCTTTTTGCAGCGGGAAGAGAGCAGTATGAACAGCAGAGGTTAAAGCTCTATTGGGAGCTTTCAGGAGAAAAAGAAAGGATTCAACTGGACGAGAGATAA
- a CDS encoding TMEM43 family protein: MSDDSYTEVTSESWFGRIGGALKGIIFGFILFLGAFPLLFWNEGRAVKTYKTLKEGGGAVISVAPDQVDPANEGKLIHLSDRAYTEEILTDPVFGVAENALRLRRKVEMYQWKESSKSETQKKLGGGTETVTTYSYSKTWSDDVIRSSSFKKSGGHENPGAMPYNSEEQTAQQVTLGAFQLSTSQVQRINQFQSLAVSEDTPLSEGMSGRVERWNGGFYVGDDPASPQIGDVRIRFEFVPPVQVSMVAQQNGSRLQAYHAQAGGDIELLQVGQHSAEAMFQKAQTDNTILTWALRAVGFILMMIGLGLIFKVFSVLADVLPFLGNIVEAGTGFIAFLLAAVLSLITIAIAWIVFRPLLAIILLVAAVGLVVLIGGKVKAGKARRASTVAAAGGAGTVPPPPPPGA, translated from the coding sequence ATGTCAGACGACAGTTATACAGAAGTCACGAGCGAATCCTGGTTCGGCAGGATCGGCGGAGCATTGAAGGGTATCATTTTCGGTTTTATTCTCTTTCTTGGCGCTTTTCCACTCTTGTTTTGGAACGAAGGACGGGCTGTAAAGACCTATAAAACCCTGAAGGAGGGCGGTGGAGCCGTAATCAGCGTTGCCCCGGATCAGGTCGATCCGGCCAATGAAGGCAAGCTCATCCACCTGAGTGATAGGGCCTACACTGAAGAGATCCTGACAGACCCGGTATTTGGGGTTGCGGAGAATGCTTTGCGTCTGCGCCGCAAGGTTGAGATGTATCAGTGGAAGGAAAGCTCGAAGAGTGAGACACAAAAGAAACTCGGCGGAGGCACAGAAACCGTGACGACCTACTCCTACAGCAAGACCTGGTCTGATGATGTGATTCGCTCTTCCAGCTTTAAAAAGTCAGGAGGTCATGAAAACCCTGGTGCCATGCCCTATAACTCAGAGGAACAGACTGCCCAGCAGGTTACCCTGGGGGCTTTTCAGTTGTCTACCTCCCAGGTCCAGCGGATCAACCAGTTTCAATCCCTTGCTGTCAGTGAGGATACGCCGTTATCCGAGGGCATGTCAGGAAGAGTGGAACGCTGGAATGGTGGCTTCTATGTTGGTGATGATCCTGCTTCTCCGCAGATTGGTGATGTCCGGATTCGTTTTGAGTTCGTTCCGCCTGTCCAGGTGAGCATGGTTGCACAACAGAACGGCAGCAGACTTCAGGCGTATCATGCGCAGGCCGGTGGTGATATCGAACTTCTCCAGGTTGGGCAGCACAGCGCTGAGGCCATGTTTCAGAAGGCTCAGACCGACAACACCATTTTGACCTGGGCATTGCGTGCTGTGGGCTTCATTCTGATGATGATCGGACTCGGTTTGATCTTTAAAGTTTTCTCTGTTCTGGCAGATGTTCTCCCCTTCCTGGGTAATATTGTTGAAGCTGGCACCGGCTTCATTGCCTTCCTGCTGGCTGCTGTCCTGTCCCTGATCACTATTGCAATAGCCTGGATTGTCTTCCGACCTTTGTTGGCTATTATCCTGCTCGTTGCGGCGGTTGGCTTGGTCGTACTGATTGGCGGTAAGGTGAAAGCGGGTAAGGCACGTCGGGCCAGTACTGTTGCTGCGGCAGGCGGAGCCGGGACAGTTCCTCCTCCTCCTCCCCCAGGGGCATAA
- a CDS encoding type II toxin-antitoxin system VapC family toxin, translated as MSLYRYLLDTNILSDLIKNPTGSAARKITAPDIEPLCCTSLIVACELRYGTYKKGSARLTSRVEQLLQALPVLSLERNIPQHYGEIRTSLEQAGLPIGGNDLLIAAHARSLQLTIVTANLREFSRVPGLVVENWLS; from the coding sequence ATGTCTTTGTATCGTTACTTGCTGGACACCAATATCCTCTCTGACCTTATAAAAAATCCAACAGGAAGTGCTGCTCGTAAGATTACCGCTCCTGATATTGAGCCCCTGTGCTGTACCAGCCTGATTGTTGCCTGCGAGTTGCGTTATGGAACGTATAAAAAAGGCTCTGCCCGTCTGACCTCGCGTGTAGAGCAGCTGCTTCAGGCCTTACCTGTGCTTTCTCTTGAGAGAAATATTCCCCAGCATTACGGTGAAATCAGAACCTCCCTGGAACAAGCAGGGCTGCCTATTGGCGGGAATGATCTGTTGATCGCAGCTCATGCCCGTTCCCTTCAATTAACCATCGTTACTGCGAATTTGCGTGAGTTTTCACGGGTACCCGGTTTAGTCGTAGAAAATTGGTTGAGCTGA
- a CDS encoding AbrB/MazE/SpoVT family DNA-binding domain-containing protein codes for MQTERHVRLFRNGRNQALRIPREFELEGNEAIIRKEGECLIIEPVVKKGLAALLSSWEPINDDFPEIEDSGVTPEDIF; via the coding sequence ATGCAGACAGAACGTCATGTCCGCCTGTTCCGTAATGGGCGCAACCAAGCACTTCGTATCCCGCGTGAATTTGAGTTGGAAGGAAATGAAGCTATTATCCGTAAAGAGGGTGAATGCTTAATCATAGAGCCTGTTGTGAAAAAAGGCTTAGCAGCTCTCTTATCCTCCTGGGAGCCTATTAACGATGATTTTCCAGAAATAGAGGATTCAGGAGTCACACCGGAGGATATATTCTGA
- a CDS encoding NADAR family protein — translation MKTEETRTIKELIQSYNAGHRLEYVFFWGHTPPEEGFINQSCLSQWYAAPFKVDGIKFLTAEHYMMYHKARLFGDIDAAAKVVQAENPGEAKKIGRTVQGFQQEEWDKHCTEIAIQGNIAKFGQNNAILTYLLATKNKVLVEASPYDKVWGIGLGYDAKGIGNPLAWRGKNLLGFALMEVRARLVKDSSLT, via the coding sequence ATGAAAACGGAAGAGACACGAACAATCAAAGAACTTATCCAATCCTATAATGCAGGGCATCGGCTGGAATACGTTTTTTTCTGGGGCCATACTCCACCTGAGGAAGGTTTTATCAATCAATCCTGCCTGAGTCAATGGTATGCAGCGCCCTTTAAAGTTGACGGAATTAAATTTCTCACAGCCGAGCATTACATGATGTATCACAAGGCGAGGCTCTTTGGTGACATCGACGCTGCCGCAAAGGTGGTGCAAGCGGAGAATCCTGGTGAGGCCAAGAAGATTGGCAGAACGGTGCAGGGATTCCAGCAGGAGGAATGGGATAAACACTGCACAGAAATAGCTATCCAGGGGAACATCGCCAAGTTCGGGCAGAACAACGCAATATTAACCTACCTCCTTGCCACGAAAAACAAGGTACTGGTTGAGGCCAGTCCCTATGATAAAGTCTGGGGAATCGGTTTGGGCTACGATGCAAAGGGAATTGGCAACCCCTTAGCATGGAGAGGAAAAAACCTGCTGGGCTTTGCCTTGATGGAGGTAAGGGCAAGGTTAGTGAAAGACAGCTCGCTGACTTGA
- a CDS encoding ABC-F family ATP-binding cassette domain-containing protein, which yields MLTINNLSLQYGSKHLFREVSSQIHADDRIGLAGVNGTGKSTLMKIISGSLETDPGVINRASWFTVAYLPQEISIELGQRSLFDEAENAFDEALQQQQEFDEINHKLAELDQDSPELEPLLERQGELQHLLEGHDIFRIRPQIERILFGLGFSKDDLDRPVAEFSGGWIMRLLLAKLLLRRPALLLMDEPTNHLDLDSLTWLEEFLQQYQGAMMIISHDRSFLDRVTTKTWELSLGRLTTYKGNYSKYLVDKEERMELERAAYENQQAMIKQAEQFITRFRAKSTKAKQVQSRVKQLEKLERLELSETERTIHFSFPPAMPSGRDILNLDKVNKSFDGKQIFKNVNLNLQRGDKLGVVGVNGAGKTTLLKIMAGLEAAEGEISLGHNVILTYFGQHQAQELYGESSILDTVYHAAQDMTVTKVRSLLGAFLFTGDEVDKHVQVLSGGEKSRVALAKMLVKPANLMLLDEPTNHLDITSQEVLQEAMAQYEGSIIVVSHNRAFVNSFVNKVLEIRDGRAILHEGNIDDYLAARQQLDEEQLAVKKQEKQQQKAPAEAKQDASSSVDRKEERRLRAQRRQQLSSQLKPWKKKAKAAEKEIETLEERKGELEGLMADPELYADQPRWNKTSKEYNEVSKQLERQYAVWEEAQGKIEEIEGEE from the coding sequence ATGCTCACAATAAACAACCTCAGCCTGCAATACGGCTCAAAGCATCTCTTTCGTGAAGTCTCCTCCCAGATCCATGCCGATGACCGCATCGGACTGGCAGGCGTCAACGGCACTGGAAAATCCACCCTAATGAAGATTATCAGCGGGTCCCTGGAGACTGATCCCGGTGTGATCAACCGCGCATCCTGGTTTACAGTGGCCTACCTACCCCAGGAAATCTCCATTGAGCTGGGCCAACGCTCGCTCTTTGACGAGGCGGAAAACGCCTTTGATGAGGCCTTACAGCAGCAGCAGGAATTTGACGAGATCAACCATAAACTGGCTGAGCTGGATCAGGACAGCCCGGAGCTGGAGCCGCTCCTGGAACGGCAGGGCGAGTTGCAGCACCTGCTGGAAGGACATGATATCTTCCGTATCCGTCCCCAGATCGAGCGCATCCTCTTTGGCCTGGGTTTTTCCAAGGACGATCTGGACCGACCCGTGGCCGAGTTCTCCGGCGGCTGGATCATGCGCCTGCTTTTAGCCAAGCTGCTCCTGCGCAGACCTGCCCTGCTCCTGATGGATGAGCCGACCAACCATCTTGATCTGGATTCCCTGACCTGGCTGGAAGAATTCCTTCAGCAATACCAGGGAGCCATGATGATTATTTCCCATGACCGTTCTTTTCTTGATCGGGTGACGACCAAGACCTGGGAACTCAGCCTGGGCCGCTTAACCACCTACAAGGGCAATTACTCCAAGTATCTGGTGGACAAAGAAGAGCGCATGGAGCTGGAGCGGGCTGCCTATGAGAATCAGCAGGCCATGATCAAGCAGGCCGAGCAGTTCATTACCCGTTTTCGGGCCAAGTCCACCAAGGCCAAGCAGGTCCAGAGCCGGGTCAAGCAGCTGGAAAAGCTGGAGCGCCTGGAGCTCTCTGAAACCGAGCGCACCATCCACTTTTCCTTTCCGCCTGCCATGCCTTCGGGCCGGGATATCCTCAACCTGGATAAAGTGAATAAGTCCTTTGACGGCAAGCAGATCTTTAAAAATGTTAACCTGAACCTGCAACGGGGCGATAAGCTGGGGGTTGTCGGGGTGAACGGGGCTGGTAAAACCACCCTGCTCAAGATTATGGCCGGGCTGGAAGCGGCTGAAGGTGAGATCAGTCTGGGACATAATGTCATCCTGACCTATTTTGGCCAGCACCAGGCCCAGGAACTCTACGGCGAATCAAGCATTTTGGACACGGTGTACCATGCAGCCCAGGACATGACCGTGACCAAGGTGCGCTCGTTGCTCGGGGCCTTTCTCTTTACCGGCGACGAGGTAGACAAGCATGTGCAGGTGCTGTCCGGCGGAGAAAAGAGCCGGGTGGCCCTGGCCAAGATGCTGGTCAAGCCTGCCAATCTCATGCTCCTGGACGAGCCCACCAACCATCTTGATATTACCTCCCAGGAGGTGCTTCAGGAAGCAATGGCCCAGTACGAGGGCAGCATCATTGTGGTTTCCCATAACCGGGCCTTTGTCAATTCCTTTGTCAATAAGGTCCTGGAAATCCGGGATGGCCGGGCGATTTTGCATGAAGGCAATATTGACGATTACCTTGCAGCCCGTCAACAACTGGACGAAGAACAGCTTGCAGTAAAAAAACAGGAGAAGCAGCAACAGAAGGCCCCTGCGGAGGCCAAACAAGATGCCTCCAGCTCAGTTGATCGCAAGGAAGAGCGCCGCCTGCGGGCGCAACGGCGGCAGCAGCTCAGTTCTCAGCTCAAGCCCTGGAAAAAAAAGGCGAAGGCAGCGGAGAAAGAGATAGAGACGCTGGAGGAACGCAAGGGCGAGCTGGAGGGTCTTATGGCCGATCCTGAGCTCTATGCGGATCAGCCCCGCTGGAATAAAACCAGCAAGGAGTATAACGAGGTATCCAAGCAGCTGGAGCGTCAGTATGCGGTTTGGGAGGAAGCGCAGGGCAAGATTGAGGAAATTGAGGGGGAAGAATGA